Genomic DNA from Haloarcula marina:
CGGGGTTCTCGAGGACGCCGACGAGGATGCCGGTGAACGGCGCTTCGACGGCCCGCTCCTCGTGCTTGAAGTGGTCGCTGATGGTGCAGATGGTCTCGCCTTCCTGGACGAGCGGATACGGTCCCCACTGCATCTCGACGAGGCCGCCGGTGTCCGCGCGGAGCCACGTCTTGTCGCCCTTGTCGGCGGGGACCGCGCGGTACCATCCGGGCCACCCGACGGTCGCGGTCGGGTCGACACCGAACTCGGCGAACACGCTGGTGACGCCTTCGAGCGCCCGGTCGATGAGCGTCGGTTGGAACCGATGGGCCTTCCCCATCTCGACGGTCACGGCGGGAATCCCGTTGTCGGTCGCCGTCCGGCGGAGCGACCCGGTCTCGCCCGGTCCGGCGATGACGACGTTCGTCCCGAACGCTCGCGTCAGACGGTCGACCGCGGGATTGCTCGTGTCGGCGCGGGCGTGGTACATCGTCGTCCGATTGCGCGTCGACGTGTGGAAGTCCAACAGGAGGTCGAACTGGCTGACGAACGTCTCGTAGATGCGGTTGGCCATCCGCTCGGCCGTGTTGCTCCGGGACTTTCCGGGGAACGCCCGGTTCAGGTCTTGGTCGTAGATGGGAATGTCCCGGGTCTGCGCGAGGTAGCCCGGGACGTTCAGGACGTGGAGGCAGACGATGGTTCCGTGGACCTGCGTGGGCGTGTAGCGGTCGGCCACCTCCTGTAGGACCTTCACGCCGTTGAGTTCGTCGCCGTGGATAGCCGCCGTCAGGCCGACGGTCGGCCCGTCGTGTTCGCCGTTGACGATAGTTACCGGAATCTCGATGGGGTCGCCGAGATACGTCTCGCCCACCTCGTGGCGGATGTGTCGGGTCTCACCGGGCGGCACTTCGCCGTCGTAGCGGAACGTCTCTGCCATGGCGGGTCGACACCGGCGTCCGGATTAACTGTGGCGCTCACCGCACCGTTCAAGTGCGCTTGCAGTAACCACACGCACGTGGCAGTCTCCTTCGACCTGTTCGGGACGCTCGTCGACGCCGACAAACCCGCCGCGCCGTGGGACGCCGTCGCCGACGCACTCGCCGAGCGAGGGGTTCGCGTCCCGAGCGACTGGGAAGCCGCCTACCGAAGCGCTCACCGCGAGTACGAGCGCGGACGGGAGGCACCGCTGGACGAGCACGTCCGCCTCGCGCTGGGGAGTCGCGGGGTCGAGGCCGGTCCCGAGACGGTGAGCGAGGCGGTGCTCGCCGCGTTCGACGCCCCCGTCAGCGTTCGCCCGGGCGCACGCGAGGCACTCGCGGCCGCCCACGAGCGCGGCCCCGTCGCCGTCTGCTCGAACTGTAGCGTCCCGGGGCTCGTCGAGCGAACGCTCGCTCGCGCGGACCTCGGCCCAGACAGCGATGACGGCCCGGCCGCAGTCGTCACGAGCGTCGACTGCGGGTGGCGAAAGCCCCACGAACGTATCTTCGAGCGAACGGCCGAGACGCTGGGTATCTCACTGACCGAACTGGTCCACGTCGGCGACGACGCGCGCACCGACGGCGGGGCCGGACGCGTCGGCGCGACGACGGTGCTCCTCGACGACGTGCCGCTGACGCGGGTGGCGAGTCGACTTCGGGAGGGGACGCTGTGCTGAGTACGGGCGCGGTGGTCGTCGCCGCCGCCCTCGAAGCCGCGGTCGGCGAGCCACCGACGCGGTTTCACCCGGTCGCGTGGTTCGGGTCGCTGGTCGCGCCGCTGGACCGCGAGTGGGCGCGGCCGCTGGCGGTCGGTGCCGTCGGCGCGGCGACGCTCCCCGTTCTCGCGGCGGGCGTCGTCGCGGCGTTCGTCGCGGCCGCCGCGTCGGTCTCGACCCTCCTTGGCGTGTTGGCCGCGGGCGTCGCGCTCTTTCTCACGACCAGTCTCCGACGGTTGCTCGAAGCGGCGCAGTCCGTCGTCGCCGACTCGGAGAGCGACGCGGCCGCCGCACGCGACGGACTGCTCGCGCTGGCCGGTCGGGACGCGAGCGCTCTCTCGCCGGGCCTGCTCCGGAGCGCGGCCG
This window encodes:
- a CDS encoding succinylglutamate desuccinylase/aspartoacylase family protein, which translates into the protein MAETFRYDGEVPPGETRHIRHEVGETYLGDPIEIPVTIVNGEHDGPTVGLTAAIHGDELNGVKVLQEVADRYTPTQVHGTIVCLHVLNVPGYLAQTRDIPIYDQDLNRAFPGKSRSNTAERMANRIYETFVSQFDLLLDFHTSTRNRTTMYHARADTSNPAVDRLTRAFGTNVVIAGPGETGSLRRTATDNGIPAVTVEMGKAHRFQPTLIDRALEGVTSVFAEFGVDPTATVGWPGWYRAVPADKGDKTWLRADTGGLVEMQWGPYPLVQEGETICTISDHFKHEERAVEAPFTGILVGVLENPVAQPGHPLCHLVRIDETTHEEIVAEIDRGEFDGYRQRGLRWRGESPALD
- a CDS encoding HAD family hydrolase, producing MAVSFDLFGTLVDADKPAAPWDAVADALAERGVRVPSDWEAAYRSAHREYERGREAPLDEHVRLALGSRGVEAGPETVSEAVLAAFDAPVSVRPGAREALAAAHERGPVAVCSNCSVPGLVERTLARADLGPDSDDGPAAVVTSVDCGWRKPHERIFERTAETLGISLTELVHVGDDARTDGGAGRVGATTVLLDDVPLTRVASRLREGTLC